A region from the Vicia villosa cultivar HV-30 ecotype Madison, WI linkage group LG3, Vvil1.0, whole genome shotgun sequence genome encodes:
- the LOC131655626 gene encoding uncharacterized protein At4g00950-like has product MSSETATSPSKTMISVPFKWEEAPGKPRRYHTQSELENNVKTTLELPPRLFFLETKLDEPSPTTVLDGPYVGRAMSFSSSYRTPRENWNSNFGSSRWSGFKKISKEGDEGSFDFSDQTKVKISRAPMSKAKSHLWANICDSLKQVVPWRRRKETQRKWVSITDTL; this is encoded by the exons ATGTCATCGGAAACTGCCACGTCACCATCTAAAACCATGATCTCAGTTCCTTTCAAGTGGGAGGAAGCACCGGGGAAGCCTAGGCGTTACCACACACAATCGGAGCTCGAAAATAACGTTAAAACAACGTTGGAACTTCCTCCGAGGTTGTTCTTTTTGGAAACCAAGCTCGATGAGCCTTCCCCTACAACGGTATTGGATGGGCCTTACGTGGGCCGGGCCATGTCGTTCTCGTCTTCTTATAGAACTCCAAGGGAAAACTGGAATTCCAATTTTGGGTCTAGTAGATGGAGTGGTTTCAAGAAGATTAGCAAAGAAGGGGACGAGGGTAGTTTTGACTTTTCAGATCAGACTAAGGTGAAGATCTCACGAGCTCCAATGTCTAAGGCTAAATCACATTTGTGG GCAAACATTTGTGACAGCTTGAAGCAAGTGGTTCCTTGGAGACGCAGGAAAGAAACACAGAGAAAGTGGGTTTCAATAACCGACACACTTTAA